The Melospiza georgiana isolate bMelGeo1 chromosome Z, bMelGeo1.pri, whole genome shotgun sequence genome contains a region encoding:
- the SLC46A2 gene encoding thymic stromal cotransporter homolog: protein MVGIMAMRTWIEPVVAGSQVASAFYDTALLLVVKNYYNQTNSTAPAHVLEDAQQKAVSNFYIIYNLVLGLSPLVSAYGLSKLGDRIHRKIPICFPLLGYLGSKTLLLLLILLGWPVEVMYGAAALNGLTGGFTTLWAGIMALGSLGSSESKRSLRLIIIELVYGLAGFLGSMASGYLFVGFSNRYREGTVLVCCSIACYAFCLLYSIFVLTVPKPAAPCPAKAKSAEEVGGQLPEAVVAGSSQPSESSIFTPVSPSKLIIILLFVAAILYDLAVVGAMNVLPLFLLREPLSWNAVEIGHGNAAGYVIFITSFLGVLVFSRYMRDITMIMIGVASFSAGILIMAFVQWTFLFYIARAVMLFALIPLPTIRSMLSKHVEGSSYGKVFVLLQLSLVTTGVVTSTVYNKIYQNTLDWYSGFCFILSFLVGCLSLLPLSFVAIKQRSTTGSLEILTE, encoded by the exons ATGGTGGGAATAATGGCAATGAGGACGTGGATTGAGCCGGTGGTCGCGGGTTCCCAGGTGGCCAGTGCCTTCTACGACACAgcgctgctgctggtggtgaaGAACTACTACAACCAGACCAACAGCACTGCTCCCGCCCATGTCCTGGAAGATGCTCAGCAGAAGGCTGTATCTAATTTTTATATCATCTACAACCTAGTTCTGGGCCTGAGCCCACTGGTGTCAGCCTATGGCTTGTCCAAGCTGGGGGACAGGATACATCGCAAGATCCCCATCTGCTTCCCTCTTCTTGGTTATTTGGGCTCCAAaactctcctgctcctcctgatTCTGCTGGGCTGGCCAGTGGAGGTGATGTATGGGGCTGCTGCCTTAAATGGGCTGACAGGAGGCTTCACCACACTTTGGGCAGGCATCATGGCTCTGGGATCCCTGGGGTCCTCTGAAAGCAAGAGGTCTCTGCGGCTCATCATTATTGAACTGGTGTATGGCCTGGCTGGCTTTCTGGGAAGCATGGCATCTGGCTACCTCTTTGTTGGCTTCAGCAACCGCTACCGAGAAGGCACCGTGCTGGTGTGCTGCAGCATTGCTTGCTATGCCTTTTGTCTCCTCTACAGCATTTTTGTCCTCACAGTCCCcaagccagcagctccctgcccagccaaaGCCAAGAGTGCAGAGGAGGTGGGTGGTCAGCTACCAGAAGCAGTGGTAGCAGGGAGCTCCCAGCCTTCAGAGAGCAGCATCTTCACTCCAGTGTCACCCTCGAAGCTCATCATCATCCTGCTGTTTGTGGCAGCAATCCTCTATGACCTGGCTGTGGTTGGTGCCATGAATGTACTCCCACTGTTCTTGCTCAGGGAACCTTTAAGTTGGAACGCTGTGGAGATTGGCCACGGCAATGCTGCTGGGTATGTGATCTTCATTACCAGTTTCCTAGGGGTGCTTGTGTTCTCCAGATACATGAGGGATATTACCATGATCATGATCGGAGTAGCTTCATTCAGCGCTGGCATCCTCATCATGGCCTTCGTGCAGTGGACGTTCCTGTTCTACATTG CACGGGCAGTGATGCTCTTTGCCCTCATCCCCTTACCAACCATCAGGTCCATGTTATCTAAGCATGTTGAAGGATCATCCTATG GTAAGGTGtttgtcctgctgcagctgtcTTTAGTCACCACGGGAGTAGTGACATCTACAGTCTACAACAAGATCTATCAAAACACACTGGACTGGTACAGCGGCTTCTGCTTCATTTTGTCTTTTCTAGTCGGCTGCCTGAGTCTCCTCCCTTTAAG CTTTGTGGCCATCAAACAAAGGTCAACCACTGGCTCCCTTGAGATTCTGACTGAGTAA